From the genome of Streptomyces sp. NBC_01304:
CCAGGAGCCGTTGGTGGCGGGCAGGTTCAGGCCGCGGACCTTGGTGCCGTTGGCCGAGAGAGTGACGGTGGCCGCTGTCGCGTCGGAGGTGCGGTAGCGCACCTGGACCGGGTGCTCGGTCGCCGTGGCCGAGGCGACCGTGAAGACCGCCCGGGAGCCACTCGCGGTGAAACCACTGAGGTAGCCGGTGCCCCGGTAGCCGCCCGCGCTCGTGGACTTCTGCGGACCGCCCGAGAAGAAGGCCCGCTCGGCCTCGTGGGTCAGGCTGCCCCCGCCGCCCTGTGAGGGCGTCGTCGGCGTCAGGTTGTCCAGGTTGATGTTGCCGCTGTCGCTGCTGGTGAAGGTCAGCGCGACGGTGTTGGCACCGTCCTTGAAGTCGACGGGGGCCTCGATGGTGGACCAGGTGTCCCAGTTCGTGGTCGCCGGGAAGCTCACTTGGCCGGACTTGGTGCCGTTGACGTACAGACTGAGCGTCATGGTCGCCGTGGTCCCGTTGGCGTACCGGATCTTCACCGAGCCGGAGCCGGCGGTGGGCGACGCGATGGTGAACGACGTCGAGGCGTTGCCCTTGTGGGCGTCGGTGTAGCCGCCGACGTAGCCGCTGCCGGTGTAACCGGCGTGCTCGCTCTCGGCCTTGGTGCCGCCCGAGAGCGTGGCGGACTCGGCTTCGAGTGCGTCCGCGGCCAGGGCCGGCGGCGCCGCGTACAGCAGGGCGGCGAGCAGGCCGAGGAGCAGAGCCGGTATCAGCCGGGTGGTTCTCGCTCTCGCCTGTGGGCGGGTGGTTTCGGGCATGGCGAAGCGTCCTTCCGTGGGGGATCGACAGGACGGCTGAGGGGGTGGCTCGGGGTGCGGCTCAGCCCTTGAGGCTGCCGGCGGTGAGGCCGGCGATGATGTGACGCTGGAAGATCAGGAACAGGACGAGCAGCGGCACGCTGGCCATGACCATGCCCGCGAGCAGCTGGTTGGCGGGCATGAACTCCGAAAGGCGGCTGAGCGCCACGGTGATGGGCTGCCTCGCGGGGTCCGGCAGCACGATCAGCGGCCAGAGGAAGTCCTTCCACACCCCGACCACCGCGAAGATCGAAACCACGGCGAGTACGGGACGCGACAGCGGAAGGACGATCGAGACCAGGATCCGCACGGGGCCGGCGCCGTCCATGCGCGCGGAGTCCATGAGCTCCAGCGGGATCTGGTCGAAGAACCGTTTGAGGATGAACACGTTGAAGGCGTTGGCCGCGGCCGGCAGCCACACCGCCCAGGGCGTGTTGATCAGGTTCACATCGAACAACGGCACGTCCGTGACCGTCAGATACGTCGGTACGAGCAGCGCGGACACCGGCAGCATCAGGGTGGCCAGCATCATGCCGAGGAGAATGTTGCCGAGCACGGGGCGCAGCTTGGACAGGGCGTAGGCGGTGGCCACGGCGACGATCAGCTGGATCAGCCAGGCGCCGACCGCCAGGATCAGTGTGTTCAGGAAGTGCTTGCTCAGACCGGTGTTGGTCCAGGCGTCGCTATATGCCTCCGGGTGGAAACTGTGCGGCAGCAGCGTGGGGTTGACGTCCGCGAGCTCCCGCGAGGACTTCAGGGCTCCGCTCGCCATCCAGTACAGCGGGAAGACGAAGGCCAGCGTGAAGCCGATGAGCGTGGCGGTCAGGACGAACCGGTAGAGGAACCTGCCCGTGCGGCGGTTCATCTCGGTGGGTGCGATCAGCGTGCGTTCCGGGGTGCCGGACATGACGGTTCCTCTCAGCCCTGGGCCCGGGCTCTCAGCCCTTACTCCGGGTCAGCCGCAGATACGCGAGCGAGAACAGGCCGAGCACCACGAAGAGGAGCATGCTCATGGCGCTTGCCAGACCGAAGTCGCTGTAGACGAAGGCGTAGCGGAAAAGGAGCAGCAGGACGGTGACGGTGGCGTCGTTCGGTCCGCCGCCCGTCAGGATGTACGGCTCGATGAACACCTGCATGGTGCCGAGCACCTGGAGCAGCAGCGTGATCATCAGGATGAAGCGCATCTGCGGGATCGTCACGTGCCACAGGCGCTGGCGGACCGAGGCGCCGTCGAGCTCGGCCGCCTCGTACAGCTGGCCGGGGATCCCGCCGAGCGCGGCGAGGTAGATCAGCGTGGTGGTGCCCATGTTGGCCCAGGTGGAGACCAGGACCAGGGAGACCATGGCCAGGTTCTCCGACTCGAGCCACTGCTGGGCCGGCAGGTGCACCATCTCCAGGGCGTTGTTGAACAATCCGGGTCCGGGATCGTAGAACCAGCGCCACAACAGCATGGTGACGATCGGCGGCAGCATCACCGGCAGATAGACCGTCATCCGCAGATATCCGCGCCCGTGCCGGAACTCGTTGAGCACGACCGCCGTGGCGAACGGCGCCGCGAAGCCGAAGACCAGCGCGAGCAGCGTGAACCAGGCGGTGTTCTGCCAGGCAGTCACGAACAGCGGATCGTCGAAGAGCCGGCGGAAGTTGTCCAGGCCGACCCACTCGGCGGGCTGGGCGAAGGTGACCTGCTGGAAGCCGAGCAGCCAGCCGCGCACGATCGGGTACCAGGAGAACAGGGCGAAGACGATGATGCCCGCGGCGAGGAACGCGTACGCGACGAGGTTCTCGCGTACCAGCCGCGTGCGGCGTGAACGGGCCGCGACGGGGCGGGGATCGGCGCCCACCAAGGCCGGCACCGGGTCGGCGGTGTCCGTGGGGAGCGCGTCGGTGAGGGAGTCGACCTTCATCTCACTTAACCGTCGCCAGGAGCGCGTCGACCTTCTTGGACGCGTCTTTCAGGAGCTGGTCCAGGTCGGCGTCCTTCTTGGTCAGGACGGACTGCATCACCCCGTCGAGCACCGCGTAGATCTGCTGGGCGTTCGGCGGCTCCACCTTCTGCTCAAGGGTGCCGTTGCGCTCGACGAACGGCTTGAAGTTGTCCGTGGGCAGGTTCGCGTACTTGGCGTGCACGGCGTCGACCTTCGCCTGTACGTCGTCCTGGTAGAGCCGGTCGAGCGGCAGGCCGACGGGCACGTCCTTGCTGACGATGCGCTTGTCGTTGAACTCGGTGCGGTCCGGGTTGAGGTACTTGAACTGCAGCCACTTGAGGCCGGCCTTGATCTCCTCCGGGGTGGCCTTGGGGTTGAACATGAAGCCGTTGCCGCCGCCGAGGGTCGCGTCGCCGGGCATCGCGCCGACGCCGTACTCCTTGTACTCGCGCTCGAACTGCTTGACGATCGTGGGCAGGTTGTCGGGGCCCGCCATGTACATCCCGAGCTTCCCGGAGCCCATCATCTTCTGCACGTCCGGGATCTCCAGGAGCTGACGCGTGCCCATGCTGTTGTCGGTCCAGCGCATGTCGTGCAGCGTCTGCAGCGCCTTGCGGGCCGCGTCGGAGTCGACGGCGGCCTTCCACTTGTCGCCGTCCTTGACCGCCACGTCGCCGCCCATGGAGTAGATCCATGAGGTGAGGTGCCAGCCGCCCTGGTTGTTCTTGCTGTAGTCGGCGTAGCCGACGGTGCCGTCACCGAGGTCGGTGATCTTCTTGGCGGCGCTGCGGACTTCGTCCCAGGTCGTCGGCGGCTTGTCCGGGTCGAGGCCGGCCTTCTCGAACAGGTCCCGGTTGTAGACGAGTCCGAGCGAGTACTGCCCGTTGGGCAGCCCGTAGATCTTGCCGTCCTTGCCCTTGAAGACGTCCTGGAACTCCGGCCGGATCTTGTCGAGGTACGGGATGTCCTTCATGTACGGCGTGATGTCCGCGCCTTGCCGCCGCTCTATGAGCCCCGCCGGGTCGGTGAAGTACACGTAGTACACGTCCTCGAGCTGGCCGCCCGCCAGCTTCGCCGCGAAGGTCTTGGGGTCCATCTGGCCCTCGCGCGCATCGATCTTGATCTTCGGGTTGGCCTCCTCGAAGGCCTTGACGTCCGCCTCGAAGATCTTGCGGTCGACGGGCTGGGTCTTGGGCGGCATGTCGTTCACCGTGATCGTGACGACGCCGTCCTTGCCCTCGCCGGACGAGGAGGAACCGCCGCACGCGGTCAGGGACAGAGCCATGGCGCCGACCAGGGCGATGCCGGTGTGCCGACGCGCTCTGCAACCGGACGTGGAACCAGACGTGTTGGTCATGAGGTGTCATGCCTTCCTGGGAAGCGGGGCCTGCCGGCCGTCCCGACCGGCACCACAGCGCTGCCGCAGACCGTAAAAGGAAACCGCGCAACAAGTCAACGGATCTGCGCAAGAAAGCAATTTCCAGTGCCCGCACGAGCCCCGGAAGCCCAACTTCCGCCCCCTTCCAGGCCGTTCGGCGTGACCGTCAGGACCGGGGCCGCACGGTCGATCCCCGTACGATCAACTCCGTCTCGAACAGGATCGGCTCGTCGTCCACGACATGACCGTCCATCTGCGTGAGCAGCAAGGTCACGGCCGCCTCCGCCATCGCCTGCACGGGCTGCCGCGCCGTCGTCAGCGGCGGATCGGTCACCACCATGAACAGCGAGTCGTCGAAGCCCACGACGGAGAAATCCTGCGGCACGTCGAGACCTTGACGCCTCGCACCGCGCACCGCACCGAGGGCCAGCGCGTCACTCGCGCACACCACACCCGTGACACCCTCATCGAGCAGCCGGGGCACGGCGGTCGCGCCGCCCTCCATGGAGAACATCGCGTGCGAAACCCAGCGCCGCCAAGTCTCCTGCGGCACGCCTTTGGCCTTCCAGAACGCGGCGTAACCGGCGAGTTTGCGCGCACTGGGCACATGGCCGACCGGGCCGATGACCAGGCCTATTCGCTCATGGCCGACCGCTGCGAGATGGGCGGCCGCCTGTCGCGCGGCATGGGCGTCGTCAGCGGCGACCTGGGCGACGCCGCGGTTCTCGTCGGCGGCGTTGACCAGCACGATGGGCGTGCCCCGCTCACGCAGGACGCGCCCCTGCTCCAGGCCGGCGTCGGCATAGCTGGAGCCGACGAAGACGATGCCGCCGGTGTTCTGTGCGAGCAGCATGTCGATGTAGTGCGACTCGGAGACGCCGTCCGCCGTGCGGGTGCACAACACCGGCACCAGACCATGCTTGTTGAGCCGCCCGGCGAGCGCCTCGACGAACGCGGGGAACACCGGATTGTGCAGGTCAGGCACCACCAGGCCGACCAGCGGCGCACGCTCCCTGCGACTGGCGACAGGCCGCTCGAAGCCGAACACGTCGAGGGCGGTCAGCACTTGGTCGCGGGTGGCGGGGGCGACATCGGGGCTGCCGTTGAGCACTCGGCTCACGGTCACTTCACTGACCCCGGCGAAGGCGGCCACTTTGGAGAGTCTCTTCGTCATGCGCCGACCGTACAGCGTCTCCGCAAAAGAGAATCAGAGTTGCGCAAGTTTCTTACAGCGCCATCGTGGTCCATCGAGGGCATCCGGACTGCTCGACATCGCCGCACCGCACCCCAAGGTCCGCCGGCTGCGCCCCGGCGTAAGGCTGGTCTTCTCCCACGAGCACCCCGTCTGCACGGCACACCGATTGATGCCCGAGTGGCTCCCGACCGGCGACGGCTCCATCTGGACGCTCAACGACCAT
Proteins encoded in this window:
- a CDS encoding carbohydrate ABC transporter permease, producing MSGTPERTLIAPTEMNRRTGRFLYRFVLTATLIGFTLAFVFPLYWMASGALKSSRELADVNPTLLPHSFHPEAYSDAWTNTGLSKHFLNTLILAVGAWLIQLIVAVATAYALSKLRPVLGNILLGMMLATLMLPVSALLVPTYLTVTDVPLFDVNLINTPWAVWLPAAANAFNVFILKRFFDQIPLELMDSARMDGAGPVRILVSIVLPLSRPVLAVVSIFAVVGVWKDFLWPLIVLPDPARQPITVALSRLSEFMPANQLLAGMVMASVPLLVLFLIFQRHIIAGLTAGSLKG
- a CDS encoding carbohydrate ABC transporter permease, which produces MKVDSLTDALPTDTADPVPALVGADPRPVAARSRRTRLVRENLVAYAFLAAGIIVFALFSWYPIVRGWLLGFQQVTFAQPAEWVGLDNFRRLFDDPLFVTAWQNTAWFTLLALVFGFAAPFATAVVLNEFRHGRGYLRMTVYLPVMLPPIVTMLLWRWFYDPGPGLFNNALEMVHLPAQQWLESENLAMVSLVLVSTWANMGTTTLIYLAALGGIPGQLYEAAELDGASVRQRLWHVTIPQMRFILMITLLLQVLGTMQVFIEPYILTGGGPNDATVTVLLLLFRYAFVYSDFGLASAMSMLLFVVLGLFSLAYLRLTRSKG
- a CDS encoding ABC transporter substrate-binding protein, whose amino-acid sequence is MTNTSGSTSGCRARRHTGIALVGAMALSLTACGGSSSSGEGKDGVVTITVNDMPPKTQPVDRKIFEADVKAFEEANPKIKIDAREGQMDPKTFAAKLAGGQLEDVYYVYFTDPAGLIERRQGADITPYMKDIPYLDKIRPEFQDVFKGKDGKIYGLPNGQYSLGLVYNRDLFEKAGLDPDKPPTTWDEVRSAAKKITDLGDGTVGYADYSKNNQGGWHLTSWIYSMGGDVAVKDGDKWKAAVDSDAARKALQTLHDMRWTDNSMGTRQLLEIPDVQKMMGSGKLGMYMAGPDNLPTIVKQFEREYKEYGVGAMPGDATLGGGNGFMFNPKATPEEIKAGLKWLQFKYLNPDRTEFNDKRIVSKDVPVGLPLDRLYQDDVQAKVDAVHAKYANLPTDNFKPFVERNGTLEQKVEPPNAQQIYAVLDGVMQSVLTKKDADLDQLLKDASKKVDALLATVK
- a CDS encoding LacI family DNA-binding transcriptional regulator → MTKRLSKVAAFAGVSEVTVSRVLNGSPDVAPATRDQVLTALDVFGFERPVASRRERAPLVGLVVPDLHNPVFPAFVEALAGRLNKHGLVPVLCTRTADGVSESHYIDMLLAQNTGGIVFVGSSYADAGLEQGRVLRERGTPIVLVNAADENRGVAQVAADDAHAARQAAAHLAAVGHERIGLVIGPVGHVPSARKLAGYAAFWKAKGVPQETWRRWVSHAMFSMEGGATAVPRLLDEGVTGVVCASDALALGAVRGARRQGLDVPQDFSVVGFDDSLFMVVTDPPLTTARQPVQAMAEAAVTLLLTQMDGHVVDDEPILFETELIVRGSTVRPRS